In a single window of the Methanorbis furvi genome:
- the proS gene encoding proline--tRNA ligase — MADETEGLPPRSDFSAWYNEVIRRAEIMDVRYPVKGLYVWYPFGFALRNHTYTLLRNLLNRDHEETLFPLLIPETEFMKEAEHIKGFEDEVYWVTHGGLSPLDVKLALRPTSETAIYPMYALWIRSHADLPLKLYQVVNTFRYETKHTRPLIRLREITSFMESHTVHATWDEANEQVEYELGLSQEFYRDLGVPIIISKRPDWDKFPGADFTMAVDAVMPDGRTLQIGTVHHLGDHFSKTFGITYEDVNGEQQFGSQTCYGISERCIAAVIGVHGDDKGLILPATVAPTQVVIIPVIVGKRGDEILAAVKDLEKELKAAGIRVKTDARDMRPGAKYYHWELHGVPLRVELGPRDLDNKQLVCVNRLGVKTVVPRENAAESVKRLLDEAHDQILERAEDHLESHLMTATTPEECNEKLDGNVVVVHWCGCRECADKLEELTNSSLLGTEVRSQYVKNDEGACIICGKPGKAALVGRSY, encoded by the coding sequence ATGGCAGATGAAACGGAAGGATTACCGCCGCGGAGTGATTTCAGCGCGTGGTATAATGAGGTTATCCGGCGTGCGGAGATCATGGATGTCCGCTATCCGGTCAAAGGACTGTATGTATGGTATCCGTTCGGATTTGCGCTTCGCAACCATACCTACACGCTTTTACGCAACCTCTTAAATCGGGATCATGAAGAAACACTGTTTCCGCTTCTGATCCCCGAAACTGAGTTCATGAAAGAGGCTGAGCACATCAAGGGCTTTGAGGACGAGGTGTACTGGGTTACGCACGGTGGTCTCTCACCGCTTGATGTCAAACTCGCACTGCGCCCGACTTCAGAGACGGCAATTTACCCAATGTATGCGCTCTGGATCAGATCTCATGCTGACCTCCCGCTGAAACTGTATCAGGTTGTGAACACGTTCCGGTATGAGACAAAACACACCAGACCGTTGATCCGGCTTCGCGAGATCACCTCGTTTATGGAGTCCCACACCGTTCACGCAACCTGGGATGAAGCAAACGAGCAGGTCGAGTATGAACTTGGCCTGTCGCAGGAGTTCTACCGCGATCTCGGTGTCCCGATCATCATCTCAAAGCGGCCCGACTGGGACAAGTTCCCGGGCGCTGACTTTACCATGGCTGTTGATGCGGTGATGCCGGACGGCAGAACGCTTCAGATTGGAACAGTCCACCATCTGGGAGATCACTTCTCCAAAACATTCGGCATCACGTATGAGGATGTGAACGGCGAGCAGCAGTTCGGTTCGCAGACCTGTTATGGTATCTCTGAGCGGTGCATTGCTGCGGTGATCGGTGTTCACGGTGATGACAAGGGTCTGATCCTCCCGGCAACGGTTGCACCAACCCAGGTTGTGATCATTCCGGTGATTGTCGGCAAACGCGGAGATGAGATTCTTGCAGCGGTAAAAGATCTGGAGAAGGAGTTGAAGGCAGCAGGTATTCGCGTGAAGACGGATGCCCGTGACATGCGGCCCGGTGCGAAGTACTATCACTGGGAACTGCATGGTGTTCCGCTCCGCGTGGAGCTTGGTCCCCGCGATCTTGATAACAAGCAGCTGGTCTGCGTGAACCGCCTCGGCGTGAAGACGGTTGTCCCGCGTGAAAATGCGGCTGAGTCGGTGAAGAGACTTCTTGATGAGGCGCATGATCAGATTCTTGAGCGTGCGGAGGACCATCTGGAGAGTCATCTGATGACTGCGACAACTCCTGAGGAGTGTAATGAGAAGCTGGACGGCAATGTGGTGGTTGTGCACTGGTGCGGCTGCCGCGAGTGTGCGGACAAGCTTGAGGAGCTGACGAACTCGAGTCTTCTTGGGACAGAGGTTCGAAGCCAGTATGTGAAGAATGATGAGGGTGCCTGCATTATCTGCGGAAAGCCCGGTAAGGCTGCTCTTGTGGGCAGATCCTATTAA